The genomic region CTAGTAACCAGCTCAACTGATACGGACCTATTAGCCTCCAGCAAAGGAGCACTGGTACTATCTCCCTTTTCCGGGGTTATTCCAGAGATTTACGTAGATGGCTTTGACTTTCTGGTTGAATCTCAGGGAAGGAAGGTTCTCATTAAGGGAGGAGGGGCTGCCCTACTAAGAGAGAAAATACTATCATTTTTCTCAAAAGAAAGAATATTTATAGGAGAGACATCTAAGTTCGTGTCCAGAAGGGAGATCCAGGTTCCGGTGGAAGTGGTACCCGCTGGCTTCTCGCTAATCTTAGTGAGGCTAAACGAGATGGGCCTTAAACCTGTTCCAAGAGAGGGTTCCGGTAAGATGGGCCCAGTGGTTACAGATAACGGTAACCTAATCCTTGACATTAGTGTAATGGTGGAGGACCTATGTAAATGGGAGAGGGAGCTCAAAACAATTCCTGGAGTGGTGGAAACGGGTATATTTTGTGAAAACCTATATGATTCCATAGTGATTGGAGATAGCGAAGGAAGAATCCAAGTATTCCAGAGAGGCTGAAAAGGCCGTTAAGGAAGGCAGGGTTATAGAGCTCAGAACGAGGGAGGGCGGGCCTCCCCTATTCGTTTTCATGGCTCGGGAGAAGGGATCTCACAGGGACCACATTGTGGGCCCTACCTCATGCGACTGTGAATACTTCCTTTTTCATGGTATCCTTGAGGGTGAAGGTTCCTGTATCCACATACAGGCATATAACATTGCGTCTAGGAACGAGAGTTTCAGAAAAATAGTGGTGAAGAGAGAAGAACTCAAGGAAATATTAACCGAGATTTTCGCTTACGGAAAATCCTTAAAGCTGAGAAAACTCATTTCATCGAGATGACCGATCTAGCAACCATTCAAATCGTGCTGATAGCTGCCACTGTAGCAGTGATAGGAGGAGTAACCTATGCAACCTTTGAGGATATATTAACCGGAATCCCCACAAAGAAGGAACAGGTGAAGGTGGAAAGGAAGAGAAAGGGTGGATCGCATGGGAGGTAAAAGGAAGAAAAGGACAAAGATAGTGAGAGTAAAGCCTCAGATTCCTAAAACATTCGAATGCCCCAGGTGCGGGAAGATTGCAATTACCATCAAGTTCGATAAGTCAGATAGTGGCCCCAGGACTGCCCATATAAAGTGCGGTAGTTGCGGACTTAGCACCGATCTAGAGGGATTACCTCCAGTTTACGATGAGGCAAACGTCTACGGAAAGTTTCTCGATCTCTACCTTGAAGGAAAGTTGGAAATAAAAGAGCGGAGTGAAGAAGAGACTGAAGATCATGAGGATCAAGGGGAAGACAGCGAAGTATCTCCAGAAACTAATTGATGAAGGTCAGCCAATTCATTTTTCGTTAATTGATCCCGATAAAGTGAAAGATATCCAGAGTTTAAGCAAGGTCGCATCAAGTCTGTTCAAGGCAGGAACCTCGGCCTTTCTCATTGGAGGGACTCTTGGAGTCTCAAAGGAGAAACTGGACAGCATATTGAGTGTACTTCAGGACTTTAGCGTTCCCAAGATCATTTTCCCAAGTAACATCAACCTGATCTCAGAGAAGGCTGACGCAATTCTTTTCATGTCGCTCCTGAACTCGGATGACCTATACTACGTGATTGGTGCCCAGGTCTCTGCCTCAATAATCGTGAAGACCATAGGTCTCGAACCCATACCCACCGGTTACCTCATTGTGGGACATGGAGGGACCGCAGCGCATATAGGTAGGGCTAGGGTCGTTCCCTACGACAATCCAGAACTTGCGGTAGCGTACGCACTAGCTGCCGAGTACATGGGAATGGAGTATCTGTACCTAGAGGCCGGTTCTGGGGCGCCGGACACGGTGAGGCCTGAGATGGTTAAGTTCGTGTCAAAGTACTCCGAGATAAACCTGATCGTTGGTGGCGGGATTAGAACTCCTGAAAGGGCCGTGGAACTTGTGAAGGCTGGAGCCAAGGCGTTGGTAACAGGTAACGTCATAGAGACCGACATAGAAAGGGCAATAAAAATAATAGAGGCTATGCAGAGAGTTTACAGGATTGAGTAATGCCCTCCTCTAAAAAGAAGAAGGAAAACGTTCCTGTCATGTCAATGGCTGGGTTGATTAGATACTACGAAGAGGAGCACGAAAAGTATAAGGTAGATCCCATCTACGTGATAATTGCAAGCATTGTGTTGGTTGCAGTAGTAGTTGCAGTAACTAAGATAATACCGCCGTAGGGCTTCCAAATTGTTCATTAATTTATCCGATATAAGAAAAATGAGAGAGATGGCGGGGCTAACACAGACGGAATTAGCCAGGAGGGTAGGTGTTTCTCAGTCTCTCATTGCGAAGATAGAGAAGGGAAAGATTGATCCCAAACTATCGGTGGTTAGGAAGATCTTGGACGAGCTCACTCCCCTCATTGAAGTCCCTGAAGTCGCAGTTAACCTAATGCATTCCCCTGTTATTTCCGCTAAAATGGATGATAGGGTCAAGGACATTGTTGAGCTGATGGAGAGCAATAACATATCCCAGGTACCAGTTGTGAACTCTAGCGGGAAACTCATGGGAATGATCTACGATTACGTTCTAATGAGGAAGCTTGCGCTTCCATCTTCTAGGAGCTTGAAGGCGGTCGACGTTATGGCGCCTTTACCACCGCTCGTAAGTCCGTCCACTCCCGTTAATCAGGTCATGAAGCTTCTCACCAGGTACTCAGTTACCCTGGTGGTAGAGGGTGACCTAATTCCCTTGGGGATTATCACCAGAAGCGATTTAATAACGTATTTGGCAAGGAAATAGGGGAGCCCGGCAGGGGGCCACGGGAAACTGGGGAAACTCCAGCCTCTCGCCCAGGGGGAGTCCCGCGAGGGACGGGGTTAGGTGCTCCGACAACTGCACAGAAACGAGACCTGCGGTGGGCCAGATGAAAATGATCATTTACCCCATCTGGCGACGGATGGGAGGGTGTGAGAGACCTATCGTGGGTTGAAACGGCAGATCTCCCCTTGAGCAAGTAGGGGAGGATAGGGCAAAATGACTCCCCTGATACGCAGAGCCTAATCCCCCAAGTACAGAAGCTGGGTTATTGCCGAGGCTCCCCCACTACGTCCTTGATGAAGGAAGTTTCCACCTGGACTATCTCCTCCT from Metallosphaera sedula DSM 5348 harbors:
- the rpiA gene encoding ribose 5-phosphate isomerase A; amino-acid sequence: MTDPKEVLAHYILPILANKRVIGLGTGKTVRKLVEVMALQGSLQGRILVTSSTDTDLLASSKGALVLSPFSGVIPEIYVDGFDFLVESQGRKVLIKGGGAALLREKILSFFSKERIFIGETSKFVSRREIQVPVEVVPAGFSLILVRLNEMGLKPVPREGSGKMGPVVTDNGNLILDISVMVEDLCKWERELKTIPGVVETGIFCENLYDSIVIGDSEGRIQVFQRG
- a CDS encoding metal-binding protein, translating into MEIAKEESKYSREAEKAVKEGRVIELRTREGGPPLFVFMAREKGSHRDHIVGPTSCDCEYFLFHGILEGEGSCIHIQAYNIASRNESFRKIVVKREELKEILTEIFAYGKSLKLRKLISSR
- a CDS encoding transcriptional regulator; this translates as MGGKRKKRTKIVRVKPQIPKTFECPRCGKIAITIKFDKSDSGPRTAHIKCGSCGLSTDLEGLPPVYDEANVYGKFLDLYLEGKLEIKERSEEETEDHEDQGEDSEVSPETN
- a CDS encoding geranylgeranylglyceryl/heptaprenylglyceryl phosphate synthase — protein: MRIKGKTAKYLQKLIDEGQPIHFSLIDPDKVKDIQSLSKVASSLFKAGTSAFLIGGTLGVSKEKLDSILSVLQDFSVPKIIFPSNINLISEKADAILFMSLLNSDDLYYVIGAQVSASIIVKTIGLEPIPTGYLIVGHGGTAAHIGRARVVPYDNPELAVAYALAAEYMGMEYLYLEAGSGAPDTVRPEMVKFVSKYSEINLIVGGGIRTPERAVELVKAGAKALVTGNVIETDIERAIKIIEAMQRVYRIE
- a CDS encoding preprotein translocase subunit Sec61beta, whose product is MPSSKKKKENVPVMSMAGLIRYYEEEHEKYKVDPIYVIIASIVLVAVVVAVTKIIPP
- a CDS encoding XRE family transcriptional regulator, which encodes MREMAGLTQTELARRVGVSQSLIAKIEKGKIDPKLSVVRKILDELTPLIEVPEVAVNLMHSPVISAKMDDRVKDIVELMESNNISQVPVVNSSGKLMGMIYDYVLMRKLALPSSRSLKAVDVMAPLPPLVSPSTPVNQVMKLLTRYSVTLVVEGDLIPLGIITRSDLITYLARK